The Peromyscus maniculatus bairdii isolate BWxNUB_F1_BW_parent chromosome 3, HU_Pman_BW_mat_3.1, whole genome shotgun sequence genome segment aggaaTTGACATGGTGACAAGTTTCAGGGGCATAAAATAATCTAGTTCCAGCCTTCTGTTCCACTCTTTAAAGGTTGTGTTCCCAGAAATTTTCCTTCTTAAGAATGCCTGATACACAGCATGGTTTCCCCAAAAGAACAGCAGAGTTACGATGAAGGACACCAGGATGGAGCCCAGCAGGAGCCAAGGCACCAGTGCTGGGAGCCTCCACTTCAACCATAGGAAGGCAGGATGGGAGAAGTTAGCAATCTTGGTACAGAACAGGACGCTGAGCCAGGTGCCAAACCAGAATGTGGCTGAGTTCAAGAAGTCCCAGTGGAGACCAATGAGCTGCCGGGCAAGACCCTTGGAATACTCGACCAGGTAGAGGAAGTAGTAGAAACTGTTCACTAGCCCAACGCACTGCTGGCAGAATCTGGAGACACCCAAACTAAGGAGGATCATGTCCAAAGGGAGCAGCCTACCACGACGTAGCCATTCCCTGCTCAGTATCAGCACAATGAAGCCGTTGGCCAGGATCCCCAGGAGACAAAGCAAGACAAAGATCAACATGAAGAAAACTGTCAGTGCTGGTAGCATTTCAGCCCCTCCTCCAGTCACCGCTAGTTGCTGTGGCTCCTGGCCTCCTCCCTGCCCCTATCTACAGTCCCTCACACTCCCTTATAGAGACTGGAGATAAATAGTTGGGTTCTGCATCTGAGCAAGAACTTCAATGTGAAGGATGCTCAGGCAGTAGATCAAAGGTGTGCTCTGGGCTCAGATATGATGCAAATATCCCCTGGGCTTGGGTACCATGGGGCAACAGCTGCTCATGATTTGCCTTCTCTGATTTTGCCTACATCCTATCCTATCGTGCTTGGAATAGCACCAGTGGGGAGGGATTTTAGTCTTGGTAAGTTCCATCCTTATCCTATCATTGGACTATAGGACCATTCATCTTTCTATTAGGTGTAGATTggtaggtaagtagatagatagatagatagtagatagatatagatagatagatagatagatagatagatagatagatagatagatagatagtaggtagatagatagatagatagatagatagatacatacatacatacatacatacatacatacatacatacctagaTGCATAGATATCTAGTACAGGGGGTACCTAGCAAAATAGTGACACTAAAGAAGTCAGTCTTAGCTGAGTGTCCTTGCCACGTATCTACCCTCACTCATGAATAGCCACTCCTTCAAAGTCAATACCTCAGGTCTACCTTTCTACCCAAATCTCTACTTAAATTCCCTATGTTATAAGTAATTTATAACCATCTAAACCAAAAAGAATACACTTCCTTGTGGTTGCAGGACTGAGTGCATTTGTATCCTACTGGATATTGCTTAGAGTGCACTTGGGTCCTATAAAGACTGAGACAGAGGCTGTCCTCCATCTTTGCAAAATGAGCCGTTTAAAAATGGTCACTGACTTCATTAGACCAGCAGGGTGCGGTATGAGCAAGACATAAATAACACATTCTAGAATCTCAACAGATCTCCTTTGCCTGTTTTATTGACTAGACACCCACACCTCTGTTACAGGGTGGATTCCTTTGCCTAGAATCAAGACATGGCTCTTAGCAACTGGGAAAGTGAAGAATCCACAAAGTTCCAAAAGTCAGGGTTGGTGTTCATGAAGGCCACCTTAGATTTGTCTACCACGATGAGAGACCACAGCTTAGAAGGCACAAGTGAGCCCTTGTCTACCAACATCAACATTAGAGACAGCCCTACAGGACCACATTGAAAAGTAAAACTACTTTAACATGCCTATCATCTCAGGGAGTTACgtttttttaatgacttttatGTGTGACAAAGACACATAAGACCTACTCTTTCAGCAAATTGCAAGTGTGTACTTCGGTATGACCAGCTGCTGTCACATGGTTGTACGTTTAGCCTCCAGGACTGGGTTGTTCAGCATAGCTGAAATTTTGTACCCCATGACCAACATCTCTCCACTCATCCTCACATCCTAGATCCCTGGCAACACCACTCTACTCTTGATATCTGCAAGTTCGGTTACTTTAGTTTCCACGTGTGAAGTTCTGCAGTGTTTATCTTTCTATGTCTAGAGTTCTTTGCTTAGTTTAATGTCTTCTACAGCATAATGCTCATTTGTGTTGTTCCAAATatgagtatttcttttttaatttaagaggactttatttacttttgtatGTTCTTGAAGAAAACcattcacatacatgcaaaaattaGACAACTGATAGGGGACTTAGGTTTTACTTTACACATACTGATTTGTAGAGCAGACATAATTCTTCAGTTCAGTGGGACTTCCACATGATTACAGTCACAAAATTGTCACACTATATTAAAAGACAAAACTAAGTGGAGACAGACAAAATAGGAAGCTCTATGCCAACTTAGACCCAGGGTGTACTGCCTGTAATACAAGATCTTGGAAGTGTCTCCTATGAACTTACCAAAATAGAACCAGAGGTCAAAGGTCACAAACAGTGGCTTACAAAATAAAACCTCTTTTCCAAGAGCTACTGgttttatagaaaaatattacaaataaaattaatactCTTTGAGGTGTTTATTCCAAAATCACATGTGGTGCACTGGTTCATAGAAACCCCTTTAAGACACAGTGCCTGGCGGAGACTGAATTACTGGTTAGGTGCACCATGACCACCCTTCCAGCTCAGCCCACTGGCTGACAATCATAACGTTGTCAGCCATTGGGTACACTTATAATGTGTTCCTAGTTTGAGATTCAGAAAAAACTGCTAGGGAAACATGACATAATTTGTATCTCTTCCTGAAAGAAGGAAATCAGTAGAAATTTGTCAacataaaagagattttttttttttaaatagaaagaaatcaCTGATTCTTCTTCATAGCTGGAACTTCACTCAGAGACGGTTCgaatttaattttggtttttgagacagggtctcactatgtaagccAGGGATCCAAGTTGGTCTGAAACTCTCCACGTAGCCCAGATTGACCTAGGACTTattgtaattctcctgcctcagctccctgagtGCCAAGTTATCATGCCTGGCTCCAAATTATCATGCTATCCTAAAAGGCTGGAGGCTAAGTAACATTTGGTAAGCAGGGATGTTTCAGAGCGCTACTCCACTTAGTCCAATTCTCCTGATTTCCCTTCATGATTATGGAAATCATACAGAAAAGAGATCTTACAAGCTATGTACAGCAGTTTACATCTCGGTTTCTTTTTTCACTTGATGAATGGTTGAAATGAATTCATGACATAAGTTCGTCATGGAAATCTGTATAGGCACATGGAAGCTTCACTGGAGGGGCAAGATCTTGAGCAGGATCATGATTCTGGATTCCACATCCTTAATAAGTGGAACTGTGTAGTACATCAGTTCCTCCAGCCAGACTTGTGCCATGCTGCATTCCGtatgtttttcttctctggtctGAAGATCTTTATAAGCAATAATTGCCCCATTCAACCACTGCTTTTGGTCGGAGTTggtaggacctgagtttgtttatATTGGGTCCTGATCTCAGCACCAACTCATTCCAGAAACTGAACTGCAACAGCAGCTGATTCCTTCTGGAGAGAAGCATGTCACTTCTGGCCCACGAATATTTACAAATTCCTGGTtttctttgagtttatttatGACCTCTATGAGGGCTGGATAGCCTCCTTCATCTCTCCAGAGGTGGACGGCTTGATCCTGCTCGCCACACCATATGTTCCATATCCCCACCAAGGTACAAGGGTACAGCTTGTCTTCTTGAGTCTTTGGTAACACTTCTTGATAAATTTTGTTGTACGCGATCAGGCATTTGGACTTAACATTGTGAAACTGTAACTTGTAACAGACTGCTTGTCTCCTTTTTTGGCTAGGAGGTTAGAGTTGATCTTTTCTTGGATCAACCTCTCTGACAAATAAAGACTTTAGCCAGCTGTCCTCCTGAGCTCTGTAACTTGAAGATGTCACTCTCGTGAGCCTGGGCAGGAAGTTGCCAGGGACAGCTGGCCACAGCAGGCCTCCTCGACTAAAGCACTTGCACCACCATCTTGCTCCTACTGTCT includes the following:
- the Tas2r41 gene encoding taste receptor type 2 member 41, whose translation is MLPALTVFFMLIFVLLCLLGILANGFIVLILSREWLRRGRLLPLDMILLSLGVSRFCQQCVGLVNSFYYFLYLVEYSKGLARQLIGLHWDFLNSATFWFGTWLSVLFCTKIANFSHPAFLWLKWRLPALVPWLLLGSILVSFIVTLLFFWGNHAVYQAFLRRKISGNTTFKEWNRRLELDYFMPLKLVTMSIPCSLFLVSILLLINSLRRHTQRMQHNAHSLQDPSTQAHSRALKSLISFLVLYALSFVSMVIDATVFISSDNMWYWPWQIILYLCMSVHPFILITNNLRFRGTFRQLLLFARGFWVA